One region of Chryseobacterium sp. SORGH_AS_0447 genomic DNA includes:
- a CDS encoding SusD/RagB family nutrient-binding outer membrane lipoprotein: protein MKKLLLNILLVAGIGLIPVSCSRTLDEVNTDNSRISEPVASKLLVPVQYNMSAVNYMRANDFTFDLMQVSLDFPNEGNTLSRYNITENTGAGFWNNSYKWIKQVKDMKFAAERDNDPNYLAISMVLNAWIYSNLTDTYGDVPFSEASSLEEVISQPKFDRQKDIYVKLLNDLKTANSLFVTTKTLSGPDIFYKAESDANGITNWKKFCNSLSLRLLTRILSKDGEVNVKERIQEIISNPTTYPIFQSNSETAKVAVTGVAPLLPPITRPQDFTTGRAASTFFLETLKANNDPRMSMFFSQAKNLSNVNIGYKGAPSGYAYGTTFDYQPSNMNQNLAKAPLNILVYPYAELQFILSELAFKGVIPGSAQTYYESGVKAAIEQWGATMPSNYFSNANVAYNGTLERIMLQKYVALFFVDQQQWFEKRRTGFPVLPNNGGLLNNGIMPSRLMYPPNPRVLNTSNYQAAVQQMGGDNINVKVWWNKP from the coding sequence ATGAAAAAATTACTTTTAAATATCCTATTGGTTGCAGGAATCGGTTTAATTCCGGTTTCATGCAGCAGGACGCTTGATGAGGTAAATACTGACAACAGCCGGATCAGCGAGCCTGTGGCTTCAAAACTGCTGGTACCGGTTCAGTATAATATGTCTGCTGTAAACTATATGAGGGCCAACGATTTCACCTTCGACCTGATGCAGGTTTCCCTGGATTTTCCGAATGAAGGAAATACCCTGAGCCGGTACAACATCACCGAAAACACGGGTGCCGGATTCTGGAACAACAGCTACAAATGGATCAAGCAGGTAAAAGACATGAAGTTTGCCGCAGAACGTGACAACGATCCCAATTACCTGGCCATTTCAATGGTGCTGAATGCCTGGATCTATTCCAATCTTACCGATACCTATGGTGATGTGCCGTTCTCTGAAGCTTCCAGCCTGGAGGAGGTTATTTCCCAGCCCAAATTTGATCGTCAGAAAGATATCTATGTTAAATTGCTGAACGATTTAAAAACTGCCAATTCCCTTTTTGTAACAACAAAGACACTGAGTGGACCGGATATTTTTTATAAAGCGGAAAGTGACGCTAACGGAATCACCAACTGGAAGAAATTCTGCAATTCCCTTTCATTGCGTCTGTTAACCAGGATCCTGAGCAAAGACGGTGAGGTAAATGTAAAGGAAAGAATTCAGGAAATTATCAGCAATCCGACAACGTATCCGATCTTTCAAAGCAATTCGGAAACTGCAAAAGTAGCGGTAACGGGAGTGGCGCCGCTTCTTCCTCCGATCACGAGACCTCAGGATTTCACAACAGGAAGGGCTGCTTCGACCTTTTTCCTGGAAACTTTAAAAGCGAATAACGATCCGCGGATGTCTATGTTTTTCAGTCAGGCAAAAAATCTTTCCAATGTGAATATCGGGTATAAAGGAGCACCTTCCGGTTATGCTTATGGAACCACCTTCGATTACCAGCCGTCCAATATGAACCAGAACCTGGCTAAAGCGCCGCTGAATATCCTGGTGTATCCGTATGCGGAGCTGCAATTCATTCTTTCTGAGCTGGCTTTCAAAGGAGTTATTCCCGGAAGTGCCCAGACTTATTATGAAAGCGGGGTAAAGGCAGCCATAGAACAGTGGGGTGCTACGATGCCATCCAATTATTTTAGCAATGCCAATGTGGCTTACAACGGAACCCTGGAAAGGATCATGCTTCAGAAATATGTTGCTTTATTCTTCGTCGATCAGCAGCAGTGGTTTGAAAAAAGAAGAACCGGATTTCCGGTACTTCCCAACAACGGGGGCCTGCTGAACAACGGAATCATGCCGTCAAGACTTATGTATCCGCCAAACCCGAGAGTATTGAATACGTCCAATTATCAGGCTGCCGTACAGCAAATGGGCGGAGACAACATCAACGTAAAAGTATGGTGGAATAAACCATAA
- a CDS encoding SusC/RagA family TonB-linked outer membrane protein — MRKATQKVLILSLLGLVSVEMAAQQRAKKDTIKNIDEVVVTALGIKRHDKSLGYVAETIKSEELLRTQNNNWSQALEGKVAGLKIQTAGAGPLGSSIIKLRGDISMNPDQNNALIVVDGIPLNNNTTGTGFSAYGAGSKADLPIDYGNGINTINPDDIESITVLKGATASALYGSRGAGGAIMITTKSGKSKKGKVQVTLNSYSSYDTVLKWPDYQYEYGQGTLQKDAKGNFYYSYGASADGVNTGSTSSAFGPKFAGQSYFQYDPTIEGQSKERQLWRPYKDNIKGFWETGATFSNNIALEASNDNTSFRSSLTYLKNEWMMPNTGFDRFTAAFSVDHKLNEKLKFGIKLNYSKTKSDNLPATGYSNQSISYFMIFQNPNVDLSWYRPIWKAGKDQVEQIHPFSSFIDNPYLIAYEMLNGVDKNFITGNVNLNYKITKNFEVMVRSGMELTNELRTQKRPWNSANYLQGMYREQYVKLMDMNNDVLFTYKNKFNDFDFSASAGGNIRYMEYVMNDYIAEGLLKPGVYTLPNGISNINKFARPNDKQVNSAYALATLGYQNKIFLDLTARNDWSSTLPEQNRSYFYPSAATSFILSDIFKLTSDRFNFWKLRASWSRVGNDSDPYQLIKYYNNSDFQGSVESPSLYPNPNLRPNMITSIEAGMDFSILKNRISSTVTAYQNNSKDQIVRIPTLWETGFSSKVINAGEVRNRGLEVTLNAFPVKNKNFSWAINANWSMNRNKILSLPEEFNGEPYTMGSVGGVVYFNAYVGGSLGDMYGYGLMYSPDGQVIFNSTDGLTAKPTQMKRIGNAYPEWRAGLQNEFRYKGFTVSFSFDGQYKGMAYSQSHHKMTEQGKLEHTLAGRENPNGMIIGSGVVQNPDGSFSPNTKPILLSAYYADYYRRANVETNTFDTSFIKLRDARISYTFPRSVTEELKLTDLTLALFGRNLWMWTKFPLFDPEAATLNDNQITPGVEIGQLPTARTVGIQLNVKF; from the coding sequence ATGCGTAAAGCAACACAAAAAGTACTCATCTTATCATTATTAGGACTCGTCAGTGTAGAAATGGCAGCCCAGCAGAGGGCCAAAAAAGACACCATCAAAAATATCGACGAGGTTGTAGTAACGGCTTTAGGAATCAAAAGGCACGACAAGTCATTGGGATATGTGGCAGAAACCATTAAATCCGAAGAATTGTTAAGAACCCAGAACAACAACTGGTCGCAGGCACTTGAAGGAAAGGTGGCCGGTCTGAAAATCCAGACCGCCGGAGCCGGACCGTTGGGAAGTTCGATTATCAAGCTGAGAGGAGACATCTCCATGAATCCCGATCAGAATAATGCCCTGATCGTAGTAGACGGAATTCCGTTGAACAACAATACGACCGGTACCGGTTTTTCCGCGTACGGAGCAGGGTCTAAAGCAGACCTTCCGATCGATTACGGAAACGGGATCAATACGATTAACCCTGATGATATCGAATCCATCACGGTACTGAAAGGAGCCACGGCATCGGCTCTCTACGGATCCAGAGGAGCAGGCGGAGCGATTATGATTACCACAAAATCAGGAAAAAGCAAAAAAGGAAAGGTACAGGTGACTTTAAACTCTTATTCCAGCTATGATACCGTATTAAAATGGCCGGATTACCAGTATGAGTACGGACAGGGAACATTGCAGAAAGATGCCAAAGGGAATTTTTATTATTCCTACGGAGCATCGGCAGACGGAGTAAACACCGGATCTACCAGCAGTGCTTTCGGTCCTAAGTTTGCCGGGCAATCCTATTTTCAATATGATCCCACAATCGAAGGGCAAAGTAAGGAGCGTCAGTTGTGGAGACCCTACAAAGACAACATCAAAGGATTCTGGGAAACCGGAGCGACCTTCTCCAATAATATTGCTTTGGAAGCTTCCAATGACAATACCTCTTTCAGATCATCTTTAACTTATCTTAAAAATGAATGGATGATGCCGAATACCGGTTTTGACAGGTTCACGGCCGCTTTCTCCGTTGATCACAAATTAAATGAAAAGCTGAAATTCGGAATCAAGCTCAATTACAGCAAGACGAAAAGCGACAACCTTCCGGCAACGGGATACAGCAATCAATCGATTTCTTATTTCATGATTTTCCAAAACCCGAACGTCGACCTTTCATGGTACCGGCCGATCTGGAAAGCCGGAAAAGACCAGGTGGAGCAGATTCACCCGTTCAGTTCATTTATCGACAACCCTTACCTCATCGCTTATGAAATGCTGAATGGGGTCGATAAGAATTTCATTACCGGAAACGTAAATCTCAATTATAAAATTACCAAAAACTTTGAAGTGATGGTGCGCTCCGGGATGGAACTTACCAATGAACTCCGTACCCAGAAAAGACCGTGGAATTCCGCCAACTACCTTCAGGGAATGTACCGGGAGCAGTATGTGAAACTGATGGACATGAACAACGATGTGTTGTTTACCTATAAAAACAAATTCAACGATTTCGATTTCAGCGCATCAGCCGGGGGCAATATCCGCTATATGGAATATGTGATGAATGATTATATTGCGGAAGGTCTTCTAAAGCCGGGAGTTTATACTTTACCGAACGGAATCTCGAACATTAATAAATTTGCCAGGCCAAACGATAAACAGGTGAATAGTGCCTATGCTTTGGCAACGCTAGGCTATCAGAACAAAATATTCCTGGATCTTACGGCGAGAAACGACTGGAGCAGTACGCTTCCGGAACAGAACCGATCGTATTTCTATCCTTCGGCGGCTACCTCGTTCATCCTTTCCGATATTTTCAAGCTGACTTCCGACCGTTTCAACTTCTGGAAGCTGAGAGCATCATGGTCCCGTGTAGGAAACGATTCAGATCCTTATCAGCTGATCAAATATTATAACAACAGCGATTTCCAGGGTTCCGTAGAATCACCTTCTCTATATCCGAATCCGAACCTTCGTCCGAATATGATTACCAGTATCGAAGCGGGAATGGATTTCAGCATCCTGAAAAACAGAATAAGTTCTACGGTAACGGCTTACCAGAACAACTCCAAAGACCAGATCGTACGAATTCCGACCCTTTGGGAAACCGGATTCAGCAGCAAAGTGATCAACGCCGGAGAAGTGAGGAACCGCGGACTGGAAGTTACCCTGAATGCTTTCCCGGTAAAGAACAAGAATTTCTCTTGGGCCATCAACGCCAACTGGTCGATGAACAGGAATAAAATCCTTTCGCTTCCTGAAGAGTTCAACGGCGAACCTTACACAATGGGCAGCGTAGGAGGGGTCGTTTACTTTAATGCTTATGTAGGCGGCTCTCTTGGGGATATGTACGGTTACGGGCTGATGTATTCCCCGGACGGGCAGGTAATTTTCAATTCAACAGACGGATTGACGGCAAAACCGACGCAGATGAAAAGAATCGGAAACGCTTATCCGGAGTGGAGAGCAGGACTTCAGAATGAGTTTAGGTATAAAGGATTTACCGTAAGCTTCTCCTTCGACGGTCAGTACAAAGGAATGGCCTATTCGCAGTCTCATCATAAAATGACCGAGCAGGGAAAACTGGAGCATACGTTAGCAGGAAGAGAAAATCCGAACGGGATGATTATCGGAAGCGGCGTTGTACAGAATCCGGACGGATCATTCTCGCCCAATACGAAACCTATTTTGTTATCAGCTTACTACGCCGATTATTACAGAAGGGCCAACGTGGAAACCAATACGTTTGATACTTCATTCATTAAACTCAGAGATGCCCGTATTTCCTACACCTTTCCGAGAAGCGTAACCGAAGAGCTGAAACTTACCGATCTTACCCTGGCGCTATTCGGAAGAAACTTGTGGATGTGGACGAAGTTCCCGCTCTTTGATCCGGAAGCCGCTACCCTGAATGACAACCAGATCACTCCGGGCGTCGAAATCGGACAGCTGCCAACGGCAAGAACCGTGGGGATTCAGCTTAATGTTAAATTTTAA
- a CDS encoding SH3 domain-containing protein, giving the protein MKTFFTALLLLIIQLLPAQEEVYADGIFNFEENKAQKIFTTGTRIRQSPGVNAPVLDSLQANQQVFILKKEETVLKLGERAANWYKISYDKNGRNSEGYIWGGNLCTGYRNKSGYDFLLGLTKTITKKDPHFPTETIQQNIAAVKMMEGNTVIDEVSFETGSGESLSYGSFTVEGNHKLKNVEFTLRATVSGEACGIPGYDQYILFTGKKLIALPQLMSVGDADVYYHHEEFIFPNDKGGIPNAFVYKMKEMEKDEKDREKKKKASKTYLWDGVTYRLK; this is encoded by the coding sequence ATGAAAACCTTTTTTACCGCCTTATTGCTGCTCATCATACAACTTTTGCCTGCGCAGGAGGAAGTATACGCCGATGGAATCTTTAATTTCGAAGAGAACAAGGCTCAGAAAATATTTACCACCGGTACGAGGATCCGCCAGTCTCCCGGTGTGAATGCGCCGGTGCTGGATTCGTTACAGGCCAATCAGCAGGTATTCATCCTTAAAAAAGAGGAAACAGTCCTGAAACTGGGCGAAAGGGCGGCCAACTGGTATAAAATCTCTTACGATAAAAACGGCCGGAATTCCGAGGGTTATATTTGGGGCGGGAACCTCTGCACAGGCTATCGGAATAAAAGCGGCTATGATTTCCTGCTGGGTCTTACAAAGACCATTACTAAAAAAGATCCACACTTTCCCACCGAAACCATTCAGCAGAACATCGCTGCCGTCAAAATGATGGAGGGCAATACCGTAATCGATGAGGTTTCCTTTGAAACGGGCTCTGGAGAAAGTTTAAGCTATGGAAGTTTCACGGTAGAAGGCAATCACAAACTCAAAAATGTCGAATTTACTTTAAGAGCCACCGTTTCCGGGGAAGCATGCGGAATTCCCGGGTATGACCAATACATTTTGTTTACCGGTAAAAAACTCATTGCCCTGCCTCAATTGATGAGTGTAGGAGATGCCGATGTCTATTACCATCACGAAGAATTTATTTTCCCCAATGACAAAGGAGGGATCCCCAATGCGTTCGTGTACAAAATGAAGGAAATGGAAAAAGATGAAAAAGACCGCGAGAAAAAGAAGAAAGCTTCGAAAACTTACCTTTGGGACGGAGTTACTTACCGACTGAAATAA
- a CDS encoding calcineurin-like phosphoesterase C-terminal domain-containing protein, with product MNIKFLMPCLLISAMAFSQASVSGYVYEDGNKNQKKENREKGIEGVAVSNGAQVVLTDKNGRYSLPVQEGQTIFVIKPSGYMTPVNGNNLPQYYYQYKPKGSPADFKYKGSAPTGELPKEINFALNRQNESKNFDILVFGDPQPYTEKQLDYFRRAIVNEVKGTKKNAVLGISLGDLVGDNLSLQKPYADVMKEVGLPWYNVMGNHDMNYEAKEDLLSDETFESNFGPANYSFNYGNVHFMVLDDILYPDPRDGKGYWGGFREDQLKFIENDLKLVDKNKLIVVSFHIPLEHTNEDNFRNSDRQKLFDFLAPFKNALLLSAHTHIQQQLFYGKEAGWNGSKDLHEYNVGTTCGDWWSGTSDNLGLPTSTMRDGTAKGYSFISFSDNEYKVKYKTAGKPEDYQINLYVPKIIPFPSKTSAKVLANFFMGSRKDKVEYRIDGGKWEDMQYDETVDPSFAMSVFKWDTTETMLAGRRPSNPEMSKHIWTGEFPKKLSLGKHKVEVRATDMYGNPFSATEEFDVQDPILIP from the coding sequence ATGAATATAAAATTTTTAATGCCCTGCCTGCTGATCTCGGCCATGGCATTTTCACAGGCTTCCGTTTCAGGATATGTGTATGAAGACGGTAATAAAAACCAGAAGAAGGAAAACCGGGAAAAAGGCATCGAAGGCGTAGCGGTCTCTAACGGAGCCCAGGTCGTACTTACGGATAAAAACGGGAGGTACAGCCTGCCGGTTCAGGAGGGGCAGACGATTTTCGTGATCAAGCCTTCCGGATACATGACGCCCGTAAACGGAAATAACCTTCCGCAATATTATTATCAGTACAAACCGAAAGGGTCGCCGGCGGACTTCAAATACAAAGGTTCCGCACCGACGGGAGAGCTTCCGAAAGAAATAAACTTTGCCTTGAACAGGCAGAATGAAAGCAAGAATTTCGATATCCTGGTTTTCGGAGATCCGCAGCCTTATACGGAAAAGCAGCTGGATTATTTCAGGAGAGCCATCGTAAACGAAGTAAAAGGAACCAAGAAAAATGCGGTATTGGGAATCAGCCTGGGAGATTTGGTAGGGGACAACCTCAGCTTACAAAAGCCTTATGCGGATGTGATGAAAGAAGTTGGACTACCTTGGTATAACGTGATGGGCAACCACGACATGAATTACGAAGCCAAAGAAGACCTGCTTTCCGACGAAACATTCGAATCCAATTTTGGCCCGGCCAACTATTCGTTCAATTACGGAAACGTTCACTTTATGGTGCTGGATGATATCCTGTATCCGGATCCGCGCGACGGAAAAGGCTACTGGGGCGGTTTCCGCGAAGACCAGCTGAAATTTATTGAGAACGACCTGAAGCTGGTGGATAAAAATAAATTGATCGTCGTTTCTTTCCACATTCCTTTAGAGCATACCAACGAAGATAATTTCAGGAATTCCGACCGTCAGAAACTATTCGATTTCCTGGCGCCTTTTAAAAATGCTTTGCTTTTATCGGCACACACCCACATCCAGCAGCAATTATTCTACGGGAAAGAAGCGGGCTGGAACGGTTCCAAAGACCTTCACGAATACAATGTCGGGACAACCTGCGGCGACTGGTGGTCCGGAACTTCCGATAATCTGGGATTACCGACCTCTACCATGAGAGACGGTACGGCCAAAGGATATTCCTTCATCAGCTTCAGCGATAACGAATACAAAGTAAAATACAAAACGGCCGGAAAACCGGAAGATTACCAGATCAACTTATACGTTCCGAAAATCATTCCGTTCCCTTCAAAAACTTCGGCAAAAGTATTGGCCAACTTCTTTATGGGAAGCAGAAAAGACAAGGTGGAATACAGGATCGACGGTGGCAAATGGGAAGACATGCAGTACGACGAAACCGTAGACCCGAGTTTTGCCATGTCGGTTTTCAAATGGGATACTACCGAGACCATGCTGGCGGGCAGAAGGCCTTCCAATCCGGAAATGTCCAAACACATCTGGACAGGGGAATTCCCGAAAAAACTTTCCTTAGGAAAACATAAGGTTGAGGTAAGAGCAACGGATATGTATGGAAACCCATTCTCCGCAACGGAAGAATTTGATGTCCAGGACCCAATCCTTATTCCTTAA
- a CDS encoding glycerophosphodiester phosphodiesterase family protein produces the protein MKNFILGLAVLSTVVMKAQTQVIAHRGYWQTQPPTTENSLKSLENAQKLKIYGSEFDVRMTKDGVLVVNHDEHHAKMEISETDFKDLEKVKLSNGEDFPTLKDYLKQGKKDKALKLIVEIKPDKTKEKEDELTAKTIKMIKDMKLGAQCEFISFSLNICKEIKKLEPSFKVQYLKGELSPEQIKDEGLDGIDYHYSIFQKNPTWIADAKALGLITNAWTVNDIAVADELKKQGIGFITTNIPDQLKK, from the coding sequence ATGAAAAATTTTATCTTAGGGTTAGCAGTTTTAAGCACAGTGGTTATGAAGGCACAAACCCAAGTTATTGCCCATAGAGGGTACTGGCAGACTCAGCCGCCGACGACGGAAAATTCCCTGAAGTCGCTGGAGAATGCACAGAAGTTAAAGATTTACGGTTCCGAGTTCGATGTACGGATGACGAAAGACGGGGTTCTGGTCGTAAATCATGACGAGCATCACGCAAAAATGGAAATCTCCGAGACCGATTTTAAAGACCTGGAGAAAGTAAAACTATCCAACGGCGAAGACTTTCCTACCTTAAAAGATTATCTGAAACAGGGAAAGAAAGATAAGGCGTTGAAACTTATCGTTGAAATAAAGCCTGACAAAACAAAGGAAAAAGAAGACGAGTTGACGGCTAAGACGATTAAAATGATCAAGGATATGAAGCTGGGAGCCCAATGTGAGTTTATTTCTTTTAGCTTAAATATCTGTAAGGAAATCAAAAAGCTTGAACCTTCCTTTAAAGTACAGTATCTGAAAGGTGAGCTTTCTCCGGAGCAGATCAAAGATGAAGGATTGGACGGGATCGATTATCATTACAGCATTTTCCAGAAAAATCCGACTTGGATTGCCGATGCAAAAGCTTTAGGACTGATTACCAATGCCTGGACGGTAAATGATATAGCCGTTGCCGACGAACTGAAAAAGCAGGGGATCGGTTTTATCACCACCAACATCCCGGATCAGCTTAAAAAGTAA
- a CDS encoding 3-ketoacyl-ACP reductase, with translation MNINGKNAIVTGGGRGLGKAVALALAAEGVNIGITGRNEENLKMTVDEIQKLGVKAAYAVFSIDNEIHVKAGIESIAEQLGGIDILINNAGIGDFGSIEDMPSETWEQVIKTNLFGVYYAAKAAHPFMKAKGEGDIVNVASTAGLKGGPNMSAYAASKAAVVSLSQSMMAEWRKQNIRVITLTPSTIASDMSIQGGLTDGNPEKVLQPEDFAEWVRDILKMNRRALIANGSIFSTNP, from the coding sequence ATGAATATCAACGGAAAAAATGCCATCGTTACAGGAGGTGGAAGAGGATTGGGAAAAGCCGTAGCACTGGCACTGGCAGCAGAAGGGGTCAACATCGGAATTACGGGAAGAAATGAAGAAAACCTGAAAATGACGGTTGATGAAATTCAGAAGCTTGGCGTGAAAGCAGCATACGCGGTTTTCAGCATCGATAATGAAATCCATGTAAAAGCCGGTATCGAATCGATTGCGGAACAGTTGGGAGGAATCGATATCCTGATCAACAACGCGGGAATCGGAGATTTCGGATCCATTGAGGACATGCCTTCCGAAACCTGGGAGCAGGTGATTAAGACCAATCTTTTCGGCGTATATTATGCGGCAAAAGCGGCTCATCCGTTCATGAAGGCAAAAGGCGAGGGAGATATTGTCAATGTTGCTTCAACAGCAGGGTTGAAAGGCGGACCAAACATGTCGGCTTATGCAGCATCCAAAGCAGCTGTGGTTTCTCTGTCGCAATCAATGATGGCGGAATGGAGAAAGCAGAACATTCGGGTGATTACACTGACGCCGAGTACCATCGCTTCGGATATGTCGATCCAGGGCGGATTAACGGACGGAAACCCTGAAAAAGTCCTTCAGCCGGAAGATTTCGCAGAATGGGTACGGGACATCCTGAAAATGAACCGACGCGCACTGATTGCCAACGGTTCTATCTTCTCGACCAATCCGTAA
- a CDS encoding IS110 family transposase, with the protein MKTYFIGIDISKNTLDICMINDSDKQEIFFTVENTVKGIESILDKTFCEDGELRYCFENTGNYGLLLAGVLEQNEKTYYQVPALAIKLSQGIQRGKNDKTDAFRIARYAKVHSDELVASRLPKKGLLKVKHLLTYRNHLVKIRTQFKNQKKSFQHAGEVADVSYQTKHITAYIEQLNKDIASTEKEIQDEIENSEDISKNFEKITKIKGVGFLTAAYMVVLTDNFTSFKNPRKFNCYAGLAPFEHSSGSSIKGKTQTCKLRNKTIKTILFSGANAAVIHDEELKAYYKRKKQQGKPHKSIINAVCCKLVYRIFAVIKRDEPFVNLIRYNLHMS; encoded by the coding sequence ATGAAAACTTATTTTATTGGAATAGATATTTCCAAAAACACATTGGATATCTGTATGATTAATGATTCGGACAAGCAGGAAATTTTCTTTACGGTGGAAAATACGGTAAAAGGAATAGAAAGTATACTGGATAAGACTTTTTGTGAAGATGGTGAACTTCGGTATTGTTTTGAAAATACAGGGAACTATGGTTTACTTTTAGCAGGCGTGCTTGAGCAGAATGAGAAAACGTATTATCAGGTTCCGGCCCTTGCTATAAAGCTAAGTCAGGGAATCCAGCGGGGTAAGAATGATAAAACGGATGCCTTCAGGATAGCCCGTTATGCCAAGGTTCATTCCGATGAGCTTGTTGCTTCCCGGCTTCCTAAGAAAGGTCTTCTTAAAGTAAAGCATCTTCTCACTTACAGGAATCATCTGGTAAAGATCAGAACCCAATTTAAAAATCAGAAAAAGTCTTTTCAACATGCTGGAGAGGTTGCGGATGTAAGTTACCAGACAAAGCACATAACAGCCTATATAGAACAGCTTAATAAAGACATTGCCTCAACAGAAAAAGAAATACAGGATGAGATTGAAAACAGTGAAGATATCAGTAAGAATTTCGAAAAGATAACTAAAATAAAAGGAGTAGGCTTTCTTACAGCAGCTTATATGGTCGTACTGACTGATAATTTTACAAGTTTTAAAAATCCAAGGAAATTCAACTGTTATGCCGGCCTTGCCCCTTTTGAGCACAGCTCAGGATCAAGTATCAAAGGTAAAACGCAAACCTGTAAGCTTAGAAATAAAACAATAAAAACCATTCTCTTCAGTGGAGCCAATGCTGCTGTCATCCATGATGAGGAACTAAAAGCTTATTATAAAAGAAAAAAACAGCAGGGAAAGCCACATAAATCAATTATTAATGCGGTTTGCTGTAAATTAGTATACCGGATATTTGCGGTGATAAAAAGAGATGAACCTTTTGTAAATTTAATAAGATATAATTTGCATATGTCTTAG
- the prmA gene encoding 50S ribosomal protein L11 methyltransferase: MQNYLEFDFKITPLQPWNEILMAELIQIGFDSFTEELEGILGYIQKDLFNEEELKALPLFENEEVKIEYTFKEMPNINWNEEWEKNFEPINIDDKVLIRAEFHESVPGMHEIVIQPKMSFGTGHHPTTHLMIQQMMDIDFQGKKVLDMGCGTSVLAIYAKQNGAGETKAIDIDEWSVENSKENAVRNNVELDIELGTAENLGNENYDIILANINRNILISDIPTYVTVLNDGGKLLLSGLCFFDVDDILEVCKENGLELKKQLQREEWVSLLLEK; encoded by the coding sequence ATGCAAAATTATTTAGAATTCGATTTCAAAATTACCCCGCTTCAGCCGTGGAACGAGATCCTGATGGCCGAGCTGATCCAGATCGGTTTCGACAGTTTCACCGAAGAGCTGGAAGGGATCTTAGGATATATCCAGAAAGACCTTTTTAATGAAGAAGAACTGAAGGCACTGCCGCTTTTTGAAAATGAAGAAGTAAAAATCGAATATACCTTCAAAGAAATGCCCAACATCAACTGGAATGAAGAATGGGAAAAGAACTTTGAGCCGATCAACATCGATGATAAAGTGCTGATCCGTGCCGAATTCCACGAATCGGTTCCGGGAATGCACGAGATTGTTATCCAGCCTAAAATGTCTTTCGGAACGGGGCATCACCCAACCACGCACCTGATGATCCAACAGATGATGGATATCGATTTTCAAGGAAAAAAGGTGTTGGATATGGGCTGCGGGACTTCCGTATTGGCCATTTATGCCAAACAGAACGGTGCCGGAGAAACCAAAGCCATCGATATTGACGAATGGTCGGTAGAAAATTCAAAAGAAAATGCTGTCCGGAATAACGTAGAGTTGGACATCGAGCTGGGAACCGCTGAAAATCTTGGAAACGAAAACTATGATATTATCCTGGCCAACATCAACAGGAACATCCTGATTTCCGATATCCCGACCTATGTAACCGTATTAAATGACGGAGGAAAACTTTTGCTTTCCGGATTGTGCTTCTTCGATGTGGACGATATTCTGGAAGTCTGCAAAGAAAACGGCCTGGAGCTTAAAAAACAGCTTCAGCGGGAAGAGTGGGTGAGTCTGCTTCTCGAAAAATAA